The following proteins are co-located in the Microcystis wesenbergii NRERC-220 genome:
- the cofG gene encoding 7,8-didemethyl-8-hydroxy-5-deazariboflavin synthase subunit CofG: protein MSRIVTYSPSHTLVPTYECFNRCSYCNFRRDLGTDGWLSLDKAKEILTALQGSEITEILILSGEVHPLAANRELWFRHIYNLAELALNMGFYPHTNAGILTFAEMEKLKNVNLSMGIMLEQMTVTLLNTVHRHAPSKVPSLRLEQLQWAGELGITFTTGLLLGIGETECDRLVTLETIAALHQRWGHIQEVILQPYNPGKREQWQNNPFDLQKLPALVRQAREILPPDIVIQIPPNLVPDPLFLLDCLAAGARDLGGIGIIDEVNPDYLHLHPDKLKEFLAIYGWELKARLPVYK, encoded by the coding sequence ATGTCAAGAATTGTCACCTATAGTCCCTCTCATACCCTTGTACCTACCTACGAGTGTTTCAATCGTTGCAGTTATTGTAATTTTCGCAGGGATTTAGGCACTGATGGCTGGTTAAGTCTAGACAAGGCAAAAGAGATTTTAACTGCTTTGCAGGGTTCGGAAATTACGGAAATTTTAATTCTTAGCGGCGAAGTTCATCCTTTAGCCGCCAATCGAGAGTTATGGTTTCGGCATATTTATAATTTAGCAGAATTGGCTTTAAATATGGGTTTTTATCCCCATACCAATGCGGGGATTTTAACTTTTGCCGAGATGGAAAAACTCAAAAATGTCAATCTATCTATGGGCATAATGTTAGAACAAATGACGGTGACTTTATTAAATACTGTCCATCGTCATGCCCCCAGTAAAGTGCCATCCCTGCGCTTAGAACAGTTACAATGGGCGGGAGAATTAGGAATTACTTTTACCACGGGGTTATTATTAGGAATTGGTGAAACGGAATGCGATCGCTTAGTAACCTTAGAAACTATTGCCGCTCTTCATCAACGTTGGGGACATATTCAAGAAGTGATCCTACAACCCTATAATCCGGGCAAAAGAGAACAGTGGCAAAATAATCCTTTTGATCTGCAAAAACTGCCCGCTCTGGTTAGGCAAGCCAGGGAAATTTTGCCCCCAGATATTGTCATTCAAATTCCCCCGAATCTAGTACCCGATCCTCTTTTTCTCTTGGATTGTTTAGCGGCAGGAGCGCGGGATTTAGGCGGTATTGGCATTATCGATGAAGTTAATCCCGATTACCTCCATTTACACCCCGATAAATTAAAGGAATTTTTAGCAATTTATGGCTGGGAATTAAAGGCGCGCCTACCGGTTTATAAGTAA